The genomic window AGTCGTCGCCAACTCTTGAGTTTTTTTAAAGCTTAGTTCTATTTAGACTTTTTAGTCTTTTTAGCACTGAGCTTTTTTTTAGCCCTTTTTTTACTGAATATTATAATATTATTCCCTTAACTAGAATTTATTCTTTACTCTCAGGTGTCAATATTATTCAATATTCACTATTACCTGTAGCAGGATTTATTCCCTTCGGTCAGGCATAATTATTCATTATTATAGCTCGCATAGCTCCAACGGTAGAGCAATTGCATGGTAAGCAAGAGGTTGTAGGTTCGATTCCCACTGTGAGCACCACTTTGTTCTTTTCCTAGTTTTAGATATGTTAAATTTCTATATATTTTTTACCATTAAATGAAACAATTAAATCGAGTCTTATTTTTTGTTTATTATTTAAGAGTAAATACTCTTTCCCTTTAATTACTACTAATGCGTTAACCAATCCTTTTACCGTTAATATATCTTCTTGATTAAAGTAAACAATAGTAGATGGTATTTTTCTTTGTATTGCTATATCTAGTTGATCAAAAAACTCACATGAAATTGGATTATACATAATTCGCCTTTTTTAAATAAAATATTGAGAAATATTTATAGCATACCAAATAATAGAGAAGTTAAATAAAAAAATAAACATAGAAGATGCTCTTGAAATGATTTTTTCTTTTTTAGTTCTTTGTCTTCCATGTGCTTTTAATGAAATGTACATATGGATTGCTGTTGCAAGAACTACTAAAAAGACTATGAAAATCTTTCTATATAATAATATCCCAAATTGAGAGTTTCTGAATGATTCATCAAGTATTATGGAATAAAGATTATGTTGATTTAATAAAAGAAATCCAGTTATTAAAAGTAGGCTTATCCAAATTAATTGAAAATAACCATAAAACGGCCCTATATGAGAGTAAATTATATTTTGTGTTTTTTTATCTTTAAAATATATGCCCATACCAAAAAGTAATAATCCTCCACCAACCCATGCGGTGGCGGAGAGTAGATGAATAAATAATATTATATTAGTTATCATCTTTTGATGGTAAAATTTTAATTGAAACAATTTTATCTTTTTGATTAATCGAATCTAATGTTTGGAAACTTTCAGAATCATTTTCTTCAATTCCGCCAAAAACTGTATGCCCACCATCTAAATGTGGACAAGGAACAAAACAAATAAAGAATTGACTTCCCCCAGTATTTCGCCCTGCGTGTGCCATTGATAATGTTCCTCTTTTGTGAACATGATTAGATGCATCTGTTTCACAAGGAATTGACCAACCTGGTCCTCCCATTCCAGAACCATCTGGACATCCACCTTGTGCCATAAATCCAGGAATTACTCTATGAAAAATTAATCCATTATAAAATCCATCATTTGCAAGTGTTGCAAAGTTTGATACGGCAATTGGAGTTGATTCTGGAAATAACTTAGTCCAAATTACACCTTTATCTGTTGTAAATTTTGCATATTGAAATTTTTCTAACTCTTCTTTTGGTAAATCATATTTTTTTAGCTCTTTTTTTGATCCAAACATTTTTATCCTTTAAAATTTATGGAATTATATCAATATTCTGTATTAAATAGATTAAATTTCTTAGTTATCTGTACTCTTAGTTAAATAATTAAGTTTTATAAGATTATTAACAACTTCTTTGAAAACAGGAACAGCTGACCATGAAGCATAATGATAATACCAATATCTTCCTGTTGATATTGGATTTATTACTGTTACACCTATAGTGTATTTTTTATTTTTATCATTTGCAAAACCAAAAAAAGATGAAATATATATGTTTTGATATTTTCCATGTCTTGCAATTTGAGCAGTTCCTGTTTTCCCTCCAACTTCAATGCCTTCTATTTGAGCATTAACTCCTGTGCCTTTTGTTATTGTTTTTATAAGTAGTCTTTTTATTTCATTAGCTGTTTTTTTAGATATAACTCTTTTTTGTGTATCATCAGCTAAGCTTACTTTTTTGTCATTTACTGATAAACTTTGAACAATCTTTGGTGTTACAATTATTCCATTATTATTGAATGCTGAATATGCTTTAATCATTTGCATAAAAGTACCTGTCATACCTTGTCCATATGAAATAGTTGCTTTAAAGACATTGTCTTCACCTTTATCTTCACCAGCTGAAAATTGCCTTACACTTGGCATAACTCCAACTTTCTCATATGGTAAGTCTATTTGAGTTTTTTCTGTTATTCCAAAACTTTTAAGCCCTTCATACATCTCTTTTCCACTTAGTCTTTGAGCTAATTGTAAAGTTCCTATATTACTAGAATAAATAAATATATCATCAACAGTTAAATAATGTTTTGTAAATTCATGGTCATCCCCAATTATATATCTACCAAGTTTATATTTTCCCCTTGGATATTCACCTTTTGAGTTTAATTTACCGTTATTATATGCGTTAAACAGTTCATCTTTTTTGATTCTATTTTTATCCATAACTAGTGAAATAGAAACAGGTTTTATGATTGAACCTGGTTCAAATAAAAATTCAATGGCACTTACATCTAAGTATGGGATATCAGTTTGTCTAATTAATCCTGGATTAAATCTATTTGATGAGGCTAAAGCTTTTATTTTACCTGTATCACTTTCCATTACTGAAACAATAATTTCATCTGCACTTAATTTTGTTTTATATTGGTCAATCATTAGTTCAAGGTTTTTTTGAAGTCTAAGTGGAATATTTAAAATTAAATCTGCACCATCAACTCTATTTTGTACAATTGAGTTTTTGTTAAAAGAAATATATGAAAGTACATCTCTTGTGCCTTCTAGTTTTCCATCTTTAGTATTATTTAATATATTGTTATAACTTTTTTCTAAACCTTTAATCCCATTTACTTTTGTTTTTCCATTATCACTTTCATATTTTCTTATATATCCAATAACAGGAGTTAAAGTATCATCATATGAGTATAATCGCTTTTCTCCACTTTCATTTATATTTAGCCCCCTTAATATTTTGTTATCATTGATTTCTATTGATTTGAAAACATTTAAATGTCTTAGTTTAAATCCTAGTTCTTTTAGATTTTTTGCAGTTTTTGAATCAATGTTATATGAAAGAACAATTGAACCAGGATTTTTAAGTGAGTTACTTATCTTTTCATAAATTTTAGCTTCAGGTATATCACTATAAATTGAAAAAAGTTTAACAAATAAATCAATTTTTTTAATATCTAAAAATCTAGTATCTATAGTTGCTTTGTATAATTTTAAAGAAGAAGCAATTTTAAAATTGTCTTCACTTAAAATATTTCCCCTTATTGCAAGTTCTGTTTTACTGCTCTCTAAATTGGGCAGCCTTCTTTTATCCGTAATTGTAACGAAGACATTTGACAGTAGAAGTATTAAGCTTAAGAAAATAAAAATAAGTATAATAAAAATTTTTTTAATTCTAGTAATTTTGTTTATGTTTTTTGAAGACATCTTTATCCATATTAGATTATAATGTGAAATGAATTTTATCCAAAAAATGTTTAAATCAAATCAGAACTTTTCACAGCCAGACTATTTGCTGTTTATATTGTCCTCTTTATTAGTAATTGTTAGTATAATTTTTTCATACTCATTGAGTGTATATACTGTTGTATTTTATGAATATTCTCAATATCACTTCTTTGAAAGACAGCTATTAGTGGGAATTTTATCAATATTTTTAATGTGGGGAATCTCATTTTTTAATCCTGATTTTATTATAGGAAAAGTAGGAATGTTTTTATTTATACTTTTTTTAATATTGATGATTGCAATGCCATTTTTACCGGCTTCTTTAGTAACAAGTTCTGGAGGAGCAAATAGATGGATTAGACTTCCTGGTCTTTCTTTATCTCCTGTTGAGTTTTTTAAAATAGGGTTTATCTATTTTTTAGCTTGGTCATTTCATAGAAGAGTTATGGAT from Arcobacter sp. F2176 includes these protein-coding regions:
- a CDS encoding penicillin-binding protein 2, which encodes MSSKNINKITRIKKIFIILIFIFLSLILLLSNVFVTITDKRRLPNLESSKTELAIRGNILSEDNFKIASSLKLYKATIDTRFLDIKKIDLFVKLFSIYSDIPEAKIYEKISNSLKNPGSIVLSYNIDSKTAKNLKELGFKLRHLNVFKSIEINDNKILRGLNINESGEKRLYSYDDTLTPVIGYIRKYESDNGKTKVNGIKGLEKSYNNILNNTKDGKLEGTRDVLSYISFNKNSIVQNRVDGADLILNIPLRLQKNLELMIDQYKTKLSADEIIVSVMESDTGKIKALASSNRFNPGLIRQTDIPYLDVSAIEFLFEPGSIIKPVSISLVMDKNRIKKDELFNAYNNGKLNSKGEYPRGKYKLGRYIIGDDHEFTKHYLTVDDIFIYSSNIGTLQLAQRLSGKEMYEGLKSFGITEKTQIDLPYEKVGVMPSVRQFSAGEDKGEDNVFKATISYGQGMTGTFMQMIKAYSAFNNNGIIVTPKIVQSLSVNDKKVSLADDTQKRVISKKTANEIKRLLIKTITKGTGVNAQIEGIEVGGKTGTAQIARHGKYQNIYISSFFGFANDKNKKYTIGVTVINPISTGRYWYYHYASWSAVPVFKEVVNNLIKLNYLTKSTDN
- a CDS encoding transcriptional antiterminator Rof — protein: MYNPISCEFFDQLDIAIQRKIPSTIVYFNQEDILTVKGLVNALVVIKGKEYLLLNNKQKIRLDLIVSFNGKKYIEI
- a CDS encoding peptidylprolyl isomerase, with amino-acid sequence MFGSKKELKKYDLPKEELEKFQYAKFTTDKGVIWTKLFPESTPIAVSNFATLANDGFYNGLIFHRVIPGFMAQGGCPDGSGMGGPGWSIPCETDASNHVHKRGTLSMAHAGRNTGGSQFFICFVPCPHLDGGHTVFGGIEENDSESFQTLDSINQKDKIVSIKILPSKDDN